The following proteins are co-located in the Calliphora vicina chromosome 2, idCalVici1.1, whole genome shotgun sequence genome:
- the heix gene encoding ubiA prenyltransferase domain-containing protein 1 homolog — protein MSANSCTAEQDSAKESLLRQRTLSDKTLTAALSNGALLSDVGPVNGKLHTKNANSNHASNDNSTTSNAVTSTTGTFMKLKTYLLALRPWSLSASLVPTLLGSALAFRSQWSAEFSFITFFLTAFTAVTVHCAGNVVNTYFDFIKGIDKQKADDRTLVDHILSKDEVVSLGAILYMAGCVGFIFLAILSPAKMEHLALIYFGGLSSSFLYTGGIGFKYIALGDLVILILFGPISVLFAFMSQTGHVDWTTIYYAIPLALNTEAILHSNNTRDADNDRKAGIVTLAILIGRTASHVLYALLLFTPYSVFVVYALKYSLWFLLPLITVPQAFRIEKQFRNEQTMSKVPRQTAKLNFFFGILYVVACCCASQLPTFTYSRH, from the exons ATGTCAGCCAACAGTTGCACAGCAGAACAGGATTCTGCTAAAGAATCTCTTCTACGACAACGTACACTGAGTGACAAAACATTAACTGCAGCACTCAGCAATGGTGCGTTATTGTCCGATGTTGGTCCAGTTAATGGCAAACTACATACTAAAAATGCTAATAGCAACCATGCTTCCAACGACAACAGCACCACATCAAATGCTGTAACATCTACCACCGGCACATTTATGAAACTGAAAACGTATCTTTTAGCATTACGACCCTGGTCTTTATCCGCCAGTTTGGTGCCCACTTTATTGGGTTCAGCATTGGCTTTTCGCTCACAATGGTCGGCAGAGTTTTCGTTTATAACATTTTTCCTAACCGCCTTTACAGCCGTTACGGTTCACTGTGCCGGTAATGTGGtgaatacatattttgattttatcaaaGGAATTGATAAACAAAAGGCTGACGATCGTACCTTAGTCGATCATATTTTATCAAAAGATGAG GTAGTTTCTCTTGGTGCAATACTTTATATGGCCGGTTGTGTGGGCTTCATCTTTTTAGCAATATTAAGTCCCGCCAAAATGGAACATTTAGCTCTAATCTACTTTGGTGGCTTATCGTCGAGTTTCTTGTATACCGGTGGCATTGGTTTCAAATACATTGCATTAGGCGATTTAGTTATATTGATATTATTCGGTCCCATATCTGTATTATTCGCGTTCATGTCACAAACGGGTCATGTTGATTGGACAACCATTTATTATGCCATACCTTTGGCCCTAAATACGGAGGCTATTTTGCATAGCAACAATACACGAGATGCTGATAATGATCGCAAAGCTGGCATTGTGACACTGGCAATTTTAATCGGCCGCACAGCATCGCATGTTTTATACGCTCTACTCCTATTCACACCCTatagtgtttttgttgtttacgctttaaaatattcattatgGTTTCTATTGCCTTTGATAACGGTGCCACAAGCTTTTCGCATTGAGAAACAATTTCGCAATGAACAGACCATGAGTAAAGTGCCCAGACAGACGGCTaaattgaatttcttttttggtattttatatgTGGTAGCCTGTTGTTGTGCGTCTCAATTGCCCACATTTACATACTCGAGGCATTGA